The following is a genomic window from Sedimenticola thiotaurini.
ATAGTCTTCTCCGGTATTCCCGGTGGCCACGAATTCAACTCCCTGATCCTTGCCATCCTGCACGCCTCCGGTAGCGATATGAAGCTGGATGACAGTATCGCCAACCTGATCAAGCAGGTACGCAAGCCTTTGCAGTTCGAGGTGTTCATCAGTCTCAGCTGCCACAACTGCCCGGACGTGGTGCAGGCACTTAACCAGTTCGCCCTGCTGAATCCGGACATCTCCTCGGAGATGCTTGACGGCGGACTGTTTCCCGAAATTATCGAAGAGCGGGATATTCAGGGCGTTCCCACGGTATACCTGAACGGGGAGTTGTTCGCCAACGGTAAGGTGGATGCGGCGCAACTGCTCGACAAGTTGATCGAGCATGAACCGGAGATCACCCAGGCCGTGGACCAACCGGCACTTCCACTGCAGGATGTCACCGTGATCGGTGGCGGACCGGCCGGTGTGGCTGCTGCCATCTACAGTGCACGTAAAGGTTTAAAAGTGACCCTGATCGCAGAGCGTCTTGGTGGTCAGGTGAAGGACACGATGGGTATTGAGAATCTGATCTCGGTACCCAAAACGACCGGCCCGGAGCTGGCCGGTGCCCTGCAGACCCACCTCAATGACTACGACATCACTGTCAAGGAGCACTTGCGGGTGACCGGCGTTGAGCAGGGTAATGTAAAAAAGGTGACCCTCACCAGCGGTGAGGTGATCTCGACCCGCACTCTGATCGTCGCAACCGGTGCGCGCTGGCGGGAACTGGGTGTTCCCGGCGAGAAGGAGAATATTGGAAACGGAGTGGCCTACTGCCCCCACTGTGACGGCCCCTTCTTCAAAGGCAGGGACGTGGCGGTGATCGGTGGTGGTAACTCTGGTATCGAAGCGGC
Proteins encoded in this region:
- the ahpF gene encoding alkyl hydroperoxide reductase subunit F, with protein sequence MITPEIKQALSGYFANMQKPVTLVLQTGDHPKRGEQAGFLADISGISDNVNFEERDAGLRSPMSFSLEVDGQPTGIVFSGIPGGHEFNSLILAILHASGSDMKLDDSIANLIKQVRKPLQFEVFISLSCHNCPDVVQALNQFALLNPDISSEMLDGGLFPEIIEERDIQGVPTVYLNGELFANGKVDAAQLLDKLIEHEPEITQAVDQPALPLQDVTVIGGGPAGVAAAIYSARKGLKVTLIAERLGGQVKDTMGIENLISVPKTTGPELAGALQTHLNDYDITVKEHLRVTGVEQGNVKKVTLTSGEVISTRTLIVATGARWRELGVPGEKENIGNGVAYCPHCDGPFFKGRDVAVIGGGNSGIEAALDLAGIVHSVTVFEFLPQLKADQVLIDQAIARDNITIISNAATRQILAEDGKVVGVEYEDRETGEVKQEELAGVFVQIGLVPNSQVVADLVETKPWGEIVINEKCETSAPGIYACGDVTTVPYKQIVIAMGEGAKASLAAFEYLLTHNVETAESAAA